One genomic segment of Pongo pygmaeus isolate AG05252 chromosome 19, NHGRI_mPonPyg2-v2.0_pri, whole genome shotgun sequence includes these proteins:
- the RFFL gene encoding E3 ubiquitin-protein ligase rififylin isoform X2 — protein sequence MISAMATACISQERPFYTADFIMWATCCNWFCLDGQPEEVPPPQGARMQAYSNPGYSSFPSPTGLEPSCKSCGAHFANTARKQTCLDCKKNFCMTCSSQVGNGPRLCLLCQRFRATAFQREELMKMKVKDLRDYLSLHDISTEMCREKEELVLLVLGQQPIISQEDRTCASTLSPDFPEQQAFLTQPHSSMVPPTSPNLPSSSAQATSVPPAQVQENQQANGHVSQDQEEPVYLESVARAPAEDETQSIDSEDSFVPGRRASLSDLTDLEDIEGLTVRQLKEILARNFVNYKGCCEKWELMERVTRLYKDQKGLQHLGGAVPSGLEENLCKICMDSPIDCVLLECGHMVTCTKCGKRMNECPICRQYVIRAVHVFRS from the exons ATTTTATCATGTGGGCAACCTGCTGCAACTGGTTCTGCCTGGATGGACAGCCTGAGGAGGTCCCACCACCCCAGGGAGCCAGGATGCAGGCCTATTCCAACCCTGGGTAcagctccttcccttccccaacaGGCTTGGAACCAAGCTGCAAGTCCTGTGGGGCTCACTTTGCAAACACGGCCAGGAAG CAGACCTGCTTGGACTGTAAGAAAAATTTCTGCATGACCTGTTCGAGCCAAGTGGGGAATGGGCCCCGCCTCTGCCTTCTCTGCCAACGGTTTCGAGCTACAGCCTTTCAGCGAGAGGAGCTCATGAAGATGAAGGTGAAGGACTTGAGGGACTATCTCAGCCTTCATGACATCTCTACCGAAATGTGCCGGGAGAAAGAAGAGCTGGTGCTCTTGGTCCTTGGCCAGCAGCCTATAATCTCCCAGGAGGACAGGACTTGTGCCTCCACCTTGTCCCCAGACTTTCCTGAGCAGCAGGCCTTCCTGACCCAGCCTCACTCCAGCATGGTTCCACCTACCTCACCCAACCTCCCCTCTTCATCTGCACAAGCCACCTCTGTTCCCCCAGCCCAGGTTCAGGAGAATCAGCAG GCCAATGGCCATGTGTCTCAGGATCAAGAGGAACCCGTCTACCTGGAGAGCGTGGCCAGAGCACCTGCTGAGGATGAGACCCAG TCTATTGACTCAGAGGACAGCTTTGTTCCAGGCCGAAGGGCCTCTCTGTCTGACCTGACCGACCTGGAGGACATTGAAGGCCTGACAGTGCGGCAGCTGAAAGAGATCTTGGCTCGCAACTTTGTCAACTACAAGGGCTGCTGTGAGAAGTGGGAGCTGATGGAGAGAGTGACCCGGCTATACAAGGATCAGAAAGGACTCCAGCACCTGG GGGGAGCAGTACCATCAGGCTTGGAGGAGAACCTGTGTAAGATCTGCATGGACTCACCCATTGACTGTGTTCTTCTGGAGTGTGGCCACATGGTAACCTGTACCAAGTGTGGCAAGCGCATGAATGAATGTCCCATCTGCCGGCAGTATGTAATCCGAGCTGTGCATGTCTTCCGGTCCTGA
- the RFFL gene encoding E3 ubiquitin-protein ligase rififylin isoform X1: MISAMATACISQERPFYTADFIMWATCCNWFCLDGQPEEVPPPQGARMQAYSNPGYSSFPSPTGLEPSCKSCGAHFANTARKQTCLDCKKNFCMTCSSQVGNGPRLCLLCQRFRATAFQREELMKMKVKDLRDYLSLHDISTEMCREKEELVLLVLGQQPIISQEDRTCASTLSPDFPEQQAFLTQPHSSMVPPTSPNLPSSSAQATSVPPAQVQENQQANGHVSQDQEEPVYLESVARAPAEDETQSIDSEDSFVPGRRASLSDLTDLEDIEGLTVRQLKEILARNFVNYKGCCEKWELMERVTRLYKDQKGLQHLVSGAEDQNGGAVPSGLEENLCKICMDSPIDCVLLECGHMVTCTKCGKRMNECPICRQYVIRAVHVFRS, encoded by the exons ATTTTATCATGTGGGCAACCTGCTGCAACTGGTTCTGCCTGGATGGACAGCCTGAGGAGGTCCCACCACCCCAGGGAGCCAGGATGCAGGCCTATTCCAACCCTGGGTAcagctccttcccttccccaacaGGCTTGGAACCAAGCTGCAAGTCCTGTGGGGCTCACTTTGCAAACACGGCCAGGAAG CAGACCTGCTTGGACTGTAAGAAAAATTTCTGCATGACCTGTTCGAGCCAAGTGGGGAATGGGCCCCGCCTCTGCCTTCTCTGCCAACGGTTTCGAGCTACAGCCTTTCAGCGAGAGGAGCTCATGAAGATGAAGGTGAAGGACTTGAGGGACTATCTCAGCCTTCATGACATCTCTACCGAAATGTGCCGGGAGAAAGAAGAGCTGGTGCTCTTGGTCCTTGGCCAGCAGCCTATAATCTCCCAGGAGGACAGGACTTGTGCCTCCACCTTGTCCCCAGACTTTCCTGAGCAGCAGGCCTTCCTGACCCAGCCTCACTCCAGCATGGTTCCACCTACCTCACCCAACCTCCCCTCTTCATCTGCACAAGCCACCTCTGTTCCCCCAGCCCAGGTTCAGGAGAATCAGCAG GCCAATGGCCATGTGTCTCAGGATCAAGAGGAACCCGTCTACCTGGAGAGCGTGGCCAGAGCACCTGCTGAGGATGAGACCCAG TCTATTGACTCAGAGGACAGCTTTGTTCCAGGCCGAAGGGCCTCTCTGTCTGACCTGACCGACCTGGAGGACATTGAAGGCCTGACAGTGCGGCAGCTGAAAGAGATCTTGGCTCGCAACTTTGTCAACTACAAGGGCTGCTGTGAGAAGTGGGAGCTGATGGAGAGAGTGACCCGGCTATACAAGGATCAGAAAGGACTCCAGCACCTGG tcAGTGGTGCCGAAGACCAAAACG GGGGAGCAGTACCATCAGGCTTGGAGGAGAACCTGTGTAAGATCTGCATGGACTCACCCATTGACTGTGTTCTTCTGGAGTGTGGCCACATGGTAACCTGTACCAAGTGTGGCAAGCGCATGAATGAATGTCCCATCTGCCGGCAGTATGTAATCCGAGCTGTGCATGTCTTCCGGTCCTGA
- the RFFL gene encoding E3 ubiquitin-protein ligase rififylin isoform X4, translating to MWATCCNWFCLDGQPEEVPPPQGARMQAYSNPGYSSFPSPTGLEPSCKSCGAHFANTARKQTCLDCKKNFCMTCSSQVGNGPRLCLLCQRFRATAFQREELMKMKVKDLRDYLSLHDISTEMCREKEELVLLVLGQQPIISQEDRTCASTLSPDFPEQQAFLTQPHSSMVPPTSPNLPSSSAQATSVPPAQVQENQQANGHVSQDQEEPVYLESVARAPAEDETQSIDSEDSFVPGRRASLSDLTDLEDIEGLTVRQLKEILARNFVNYKGCCEKWELMERVTRLYKDQKGLQHLVSGAEDQNGGAVPSGLEENLCKICMDSPIDCVLLECGHMVTCTKCGKRMNECPICRQYVIRAVHVFRS from the exons ATGTGGGCAACCTGCTGCAACTGGTTCTGCCTGGATGGACAGCCTGAGGAGGTCCCACCACCCCAGGGAGCCAGGATGCAGGCCTATTCCAACCCTGGGTAcagctccttcccttccccaacaGGCTTGGAACCAAGCTGCAAGTCCTGTGGGGCTCACTTTGCAAACACGGCCAGGAAG CAGACCTGCTTGGACTGTAAGAAAAATTTCTGCATGACCTGTTCGAGCCAAGTGGGGAATGGGCCCCGCCTCTGCCTTCTCTGCCAACGGTTTCGAGCTACAGCCTTTCAGCGAGAGGAGCTCATGAAGATGAAGGTGAAGGACTTGAGGGACTATCTCAGCCTTCATGACATCTCTACCGAAATGTGCCGGGAGAAAGAAGAGCTGGTGCTCTTGGTCCTTGGCCAGCAGCCTATAATCTCCCAGGAGGACAGGACTTGTGCCTCCACCTTGTCCCCAGACTTTCCTGAGCAGCAGGCCTTCCTGACCCAGCCTCACTCCAGCATGGTTCCACCTACCTCACCCAACCTCCCCTCTTCATCTGCACAAGCCACCTCTGTTCCCCCAGCCCAGGTTCAGGAGAATCAGCAG GCCAATGGCCATGTGTCTCAGGATCAAGAGGAACCCGTCTACCTGGAGAGCGTGGCCAGAGCACCTGCTGAGGATGAGACCCAG TCTATTGACTCAGAGGACAGCTTTGTTCCAGGCCGAAGGGCCTCTCTGTCTGACCTGACCGACCTGGAGGACATTGAAGGCCTGACAGTGCGGCAGCTGAAAGAGATCTTGGCTCGCAACTTTGTCAACTACAAGGGCTGCTGTGAGAAGTGGGAGCTGATGGAGAGAGTGACCCGGCTATACAAGGATCAGAAAGGACTCCAGCACCTGG tcAGTGGTGCCGAAGACCAAAACG GGGGAGCAGTACCATCAGGCTTGGAGGAGAACCTGTGTAAGATCTGCATGGACTCACCCATTGACTGTGTTCTTCTGGAGTGTGGCCACATGGTAACCTGTACCAAGTGTGGCAAGCGCATGAATGAATGTCCCATCTGCCGGCAGTATGTAATCCGAGCTGTGCATGTCTTCCGGTCCTGA
- the RFFL gene encoding E3 ubiquitin-protein ligase rififylin isoform X5: protein MNKDFIMWATCCNWFCLDGQPEEVPPPQGARMQAYSNPGYSSFPSPTGLEPSCKSCGAHFANTARKQTCLDCKKNFCMTCSSQVGNGPRLCLLCQRFRATAFQREELMKMKVKDLRDYLSLHDISTEMCREKEELVLLVLGQQPIISQEDRTCASTLSPDFPEQQAFLTQPHSSMVPPTSPNLPSSSAQATSVPPAQVQENQQSIDSEDSFVPGRRASLSDLTDLEDIEGLTVRQLKEILARNFVNYKGCCEKWELMERVTRLYKDQKGLQHLVSGAEDQNGGAVPSGLEENLCKICMDSPIDCVLLECGHMVTCTKCGKRMNECPICRQYVIRAVHVFRS from the exons ATTTTATCATGTGGGCAACCTGCTGCAACTGGTTCTGCCTGGATGGACAGCCTGAGGAGGTCCCACCACCCCAGGGAGCCAGGATGCAGGCCTATTCCAACCCTGGGTAcagctccttcccttccccaacaGGCTTGGAACCAAGCTGCAAGTCCTGTGGGGCTCACTTTGCAAACACGGCCAGGAAG CAGACCTGCTTGGACTGTAAGAAAAATTTCTGCATGACCTGTTCGAGCCAAGTGGGGAATGGGCCCCGCCTCTGCCTTCTCTGCCAACGGTTTCGAGCTACAGCCTTTCAGCGAGAGGAGCTCATGAAGATGAAGGTGAAGGACTTGAGGGACTATCTCAGCCTTCATGACATCTCTACCGAAATGTGCCGGGAGAAAGAAGAGCTGGTGCTCTTGGTCCTTGGCCAGCAGCCTATAATCTCCCAGGAGGACAGGACTTGTGCCTCCACCTTGTCCCCAGACTTTCCTGAGCAGCAGGCCTTCCTGACCCAGCCTCACTCCAGCATGGTTCCACCTACCTCACCCAACCTCCCCTCTTCATCTGCACAAGCCACCTCTGTTCCCCCAGCCCAGGTTCAGGAGAATCAGCAG TCTATTGACTCAGAGGACAGCTTTGTTCCAGGCCGAAGGGCCTCTCTGTCTGACCTGACCGACCTGGAGGACATTGAAGGCCTGACAGTGCGGCAGCTGAAAGAGATCTTGGCTCGCAACTTTGTCAACTACAAGGGCTGCTGTGAGAAGTGGGAGCTGATGGAGAGAGTGACCCGGCTATACAAGGATCAGAAAGGACTCCAGCACCTGG tcAGTGGTGCCGAAGACCAAAACG GGGGAGCAGTACCATCAGGCTTGGAGGAGAACCTGTGTAAGATCTGCATGGACTCACCCATTGACTGTGTTCTTCTGGAGTGTGGCCACATGGTAACCTGTACCAAGTGTGGCAAGCGCATGAATGAATGTCCCATCTGCCGGCAGTATGTAATCCGAGCTGTGCATGTCTTCCGGTCCTGA
- the RFFL gene encoding E3 ubiquitin-protein ligase rififylin isoform X3 gives MNKDFIMWATCCNWFCLDGQPEEVPPPQGARMQAYSNPGYSSFPSPTGLEPSCKSCGAHFANTARKQTCLDCKKNFCMTCSSQVGNGPRLCLLCQRFRATAFQREELMKMKVKDLRDYLSLHDISTEMCREKEELVLLVLGQQPIISQEDRTCASTLSPDFPEQQAFLTQPHSSMVPPTSPNLPSSSAQATSVPPAQVQENQQANGHVSQDQEEPVYLESVARAPAEDETQSIDSEDSFVPGRRASLSDLTDLEDIEGLTVRQLKEILARNFVNYKGCCEKWELMERVTRLYKDQKGLQHLVSGAEDQNGGAVPSGLEENLCKICMDSPIDCVLLECGHMVTCTKCGKRMNECPICRQYVIRAVHVFRS, from the exons ATTTTATCATGTGGGCAACCTGCTGCAACTGGTTCTGCCTGGATGGACAGCCTGAGGAGGTCCCACCACCCCAGGGAGCCAGGATGCAGGCCTATTCCAACCCTGGGTAcagctccttcccttccccaacaGGCTTGGAACCAAGCTGCAAGTCCTGTGGGGCTCACTTTGCAAACACGGCCAGGAAG CAGACCTGCTTGGACTGTAAGAAAAATTTCTGCATGACCTGTTCGAGCCAAGTGGGGAATGGGCCCCGCCTCTGCCTTCTCTGCCAACGGTTTCGAGCTACAGCCTTTCAGCGAGAGGAGCTCATGAAGATGAAGGTGAAGGACTTGAGGGACTATCTCAGCCTTCATGACATCTCTACCGAAATGTGCCGGGAGAAAGAAGAGCTGGTGCTCTTGGTCCTTGGCCAGCAGCCTATAATCTCCCAGGAGGACAGGACTTGTGCCTCCACCTTGTCCCCAGACTTTCCTGAGCAGCAGGCCTTCCTGACCCAGCCTCACTCCAGCATGGTTCCACCTACCTCACCCAACCTCCCCTCTTCATCTGCACAAGCCACCTCTGTTCCCCCAGCCCAGGTTCAGGAGAATCAGCAG GCCAATGGCCATGTGTCTCAGGATCAAGAGGAACCCGTCTACCTGGAGAGCGTGGCCAGAGCACCTGCTGAGGATGAGACCCAG TCTATTGACTCAGAGGACAGCTTTGTTCCAGGCCGAAGGGCCTCTCTGTCTGACCTGACCGACCTGGAGGACATTGAAGGCCTGACAGTGCGGCAGCTGAAAGAGATCTTGGCTCGCAACTTTGTCAACTACAAGGGCTGCTGTGAGAAGTGGGAGCTGATGGAGAGAGTGACCCGGCTATACAAGGATCAGAAAGGACTCCAGCACCTGG tcAGTGGTGCCGAAGACCAAAACG GGGGAGCAGTACCATCAGGCTTGGAGGAGAACCTGTGTAAGATCTGCATGGACTCACCCATTGACTGTGTTCTTCTGGAGTGTGGCCACATGGTAACCTGTACCAAGTGTGGCAAGCGCATGAATGAATGTCCCATCTGCCGGCAGTATGTAATCCGAGCTGTGCATGTCTTCCGGTCCTGA